Proteins from one Pseudomonas sp. KBS0710 genomic window:
- a CDS encoding sigma-70 family RNA polymerase sigma factor, translating into MSIATDGQQHLHLLYRDHHGWLQGWLRKRLGDREHAADIAQDTFLRLLVSGRFPGDKESRSYLAQIARNLVIDQWRRLRIERAYLESIAHLPEPESPSLETRALILETLMQIDAMLDRMPDNVRRAFLLSQFEGLSYAQIAERLGVTVSSVQKYMTRAIVACYQVVYEE; encoded by the coding sequence ATGAGCATCGCGACTGACGGCCAGCAACATCTTCACCTCCTGTACCGCGACCATCACGGCTGGCTGCAAGGCTGGCTGCGCAAGCGTCTGGGCGACCGCGAGCATGCCGCCGACATCGCCCAGGACACGTTCCTGCGCCTGTTGGTGTCGGGGCGTTTCCCCGGTGACAAGGAAAGCCGCAGCTATTTGGCGCAGATTGCGCGCAACTTGGTGATCGACCAATGGCGGCGCCTGCGTATCGAGCGCGCCTACTTGGAAAGCATCGCGCACCTGCCGGAGCCTGAATCGCCGTCGCTGGAAACCCGCGCGCTGATCCTAGAGACCCTGATGCAGATCGATGCGATGCTCGACCGCATGCCCGATAACGTGCGCCGAGCGTTCCTGCTGTCGCAGTTCGAAGGCCTGAGCTACGCGCAGATCGCCGAACGCCTGGGCGTTACCGTCAGCTCGGTGCAGAAGTACATGACCCGCGCCATCGTCGCGTGCTACCAAGTGGTTTACGAAGAATGA
- a CDS encoding efflux transporter outer membrane subunit yields MKQLAWLTLSLISLSACTVGPDFQRPQGPQVTQWREPQGRQAQSRAVSDPLQERWWDVFHDAELSALTRRALTDNLDLKLASSRLQQSRAVRQVTTAERYPNVNATGDYLRQRNSGKGLSDPSNRNGHSAYNQWDMGFSAAWELDFWGRVKRETEAADATLQVAEDDRRAVLLSVLAETAQDYIQLRGVQNTRAVTEQNLDVARHSLKLSQLRLADGVATDLDVAEAAAQVAAIEARLPDLQQRQDQLINALSLLMGEPPQALHAQLSKDAAVPQTPRQVAIGLPSELAERRPDIRQAEARLHAATASIGVAKGDFYPRITLSGSLGSQALQLSDFGSWGSRAFAFGPQFSLPLFNGGRLQGMLNLREAQQQEAALAYQQTVLRAWHEIDDQLTRYNASQLRRDSLAEAVRQNQIALSTAQQQYVEGVVDFVNVLTVQSALLATQEQWVESSTGVSLAMVGLYKALGGGWESVYPLQTAER; encoded by the coding sequence ATGAAACAATTGGCCTGGCTCACCTTGAGCCTTATCAGCCTGAGCGCCTGCACGGTCGGCCCGGATTTCCAGCGGCCTCAAGGCCCGCAAGTCACCCAGTGGCGCGAACCCCAGGGCCGTCAGGCGCAGAGCCGTGCGGTGAGCGACCCTTTGCAGGAGCGTTGGTGGGACGTGTTCCACGATGCAGAGCTCTCGGCCCTCACACGCCGTGCGCTCACCGATAACCTCGACCTGAAACTGGCCAGCAGCCGCCTGCAACAAAGCCGCGCGGTGCGTCAGGTGACCACTGCCGAGCGTTATCCCAACGTCAACGCCACCGGTGATTATCTGCGCCAGCGCAACAGCGGCAAAGGTTTGAGCGACCCGTCCAACCGCAATGGTCACTCGGCCTACAACCAGTGGGACATGGGCTTCTCCGCCGCCTGGGAGCTGGACTTCTGGGGCCGCGTCAAACGCGAAACCGAGGCCGCCGACGCCACCCTGCAAGTCGCTGAAGATGACCGTCGCGCCGTGTTGCTGTCAGTCCTCGCCGAGACCGCCCAGGACTACATCCAACTGCGCGGTGTGCAGAACACCCGCGCCGTCACCGAGCAAAACCTCGACGTCGCCCGCCACAGCCTCAAGCTCTCGCAACTGCGCCTGGCCGACGGCGTGGCCACCGACCTGGACGTGGCTGAAGCCGCCGCCCAGGTTGCCGCCATCGAAGCGCGTTTGCCGGACTTGCAGCAGCGTCAGGACCAACTGATCAATGCTCTGAGCCTGTTGATGGGCGAGCCGCCGCAAGCGCTGCATGCGCAATTGTCCAAGGACGCCGCCGTGCCGCAAACCCCGCGCCAGGTCGCCATCGGCCTGCCGTCGGAACTGGCCGAACGCCGGCCCGATATTCGCCAGGCCGAAGCGCGCCTGCATGCGGCCACCGCCAGTATTGGCGTGGCCAAAGGTGATTTTTACCCGCGTATCACCTTGTCCGGCAGCCTCGGTTCCCAGGCCCTGCAACTCTCGGATTTCGGCTCCTGGGGCTCGCGCGCGTTTGCCTTCGGCCCGCAGTTCAGCCTGCCGTTGTTCAATGGCGGGCGCCTGCAAGGCATGTTGAATTTGCGTGAAGCCCAGCAACAGGAAGCGGCGCTGGCGTACCAGCAAACCGTACTGCGTGCCTGGCATGAGATTGATGACCAACTGACCCGCTACAACGCCAGCCAACTGCGCCGCGACAGCCTCGCCGAAGCGGTGCGCCAGAACCAGATCGCGTTGAGCACCGCACAACAGCAGTACGTCGAAGGCGTGGTGGACTTCGTCAACGTGCTCACCGTGCAAAGCGCGCTGCTGGCCACGCAGGAGCAGTGGGTAGAAAGCTCCACCGGCGTGTCGCTGGCGATGGTGGGGCTGTACAAGGCGTTGGGCGGTGGCTGGGAGTCGGTGTATCCGTTGCAGACCGCCGAGCGCTGA
- a CDS encoding HlyD family secretion protein yields MKRKDKIAVSVIAVFAVGVLVYLVAPGVLGSKRQTTNDAFVAADFTLVAPRVAGFIKEVLVEDNQRVKAGQLLALIDDRDFRAAAQAADADTLVAQAQLKNATATLERQSSVIAQAQATVAADRAEVAFAEHELNRYNHLAGVGAGTVQNAQQAKTRIDQATANLAKATAVLAAERKQVEILTAQRDAADGGLKRAQAALEMASYQLSYTRIVAPVDGMVGERAVRVGAYVTPGSKILAVVPLAEAYVVANFQETQLSHMHAGQAVELSVDSLDGELLKGHLESLAPATGVTFASVRPDNATGNFTKVVQRIPVKIILEPNQPHIERLRVGMSVEASVDTQAVAQSREVAQQ; encoded by the coding sequence ATGAAACGCAAAGACAAAATTGCCGTCTCCGTTATTGCTGTGTTTGCCGTCGGCGTACTGGTGTATCTGGTCGCGCCGGGCGTGCTGGGCAGCAAGCGCCAGACCACCAACGACGCCTTCGTCGCCGCCGACTTCACGCTGGTGGCGCCGCGCGTGGCCGGCTTCATCAAGGAAGTGCTGGTGGAAGACAACCAGCGCGTCAAGGCTGGCCAATTGTTGGCGTTGATCGACGACCGCGATTTTCGTGCTGCCGCCCAGGCTGCCGACGCCGACACCTTGGTCGCCCAGGCCCAACTGAAGAACGCCACCGCAACCCTGGAGCGCCAAAGCTCGGTGATCGCCCAGGCTCAGGCCACCGTCGCGGCCGACCGTGCCGAAGTGGCATTCGCCGAGCACGAACTGAACCGCTACAACCACCTCGCCGGCGTGGGCGCAGGCACCGTGCAGAACGCCCAGCAAGCCAAGACGCGTATCGACCAGGCCACCGCAAACCTGGCCAAAGCCACGGCCGTGCTGGCGGCTGAACGCAAGCAAGTGGAAATCCTCACCGCCCAGCGTGACGCTGCCGACGGTGGGCTCAAACGCGCCCAGGCCGCGTTGGAAATGGCCAGCTACCAGCTGTCCTACACACGCATTGTCGCGCCGGTGGATGGCATGGTCGGTGAACGTGCCGTGCGCGTCGGCGCCTATGTGACGCCCGGCAGCAAGATCCTGGCGGTCGTGCCGTTGGCCGAGGCCTATGTGGTGGCCAATTTCCAGGAGACCCAACTGTCGCATATGCATGCCGGCCAAGCCGTAGAACTCAGCGTCGACAGCCTCGACGGCGAATTGCTCAAGGGCCATCTGGAGAGCCTGGCGCCTGCCACCGGCGTGACCTTTGCGTCGGTCCGGCCAGACAACGCCACCGGTAATTTCACCAAGGTGGTACAGCGCATTCCGGTGAAGATCATCCTGGAGCCGAACCAGCCCCATATTGAACGCCTGCGCGTGGGTATGTCGGTAGAAGCCAGTGTCGACACTCAGGCTGTCGCGCAGTCGCGTGAGGTGGCCCAACAATGA
- a CDS encoding MFS transporter: protein MTSLAAPALQAAAKPTALSPPVFGPRIIIGLVGVLLAVLVSGLNEMVTKVALADIRGALFIGFDEGTWLVAAYTATSVAAMAFAPWCSVTFSLRRFTLCAIGLFTLLGILCPFAPNYESLLVLRTVQGLAGGALPPMLMTVALRFLPANVKLYGLAGYALTATFGPSLGTPLAALWTEYVGWQWAFWQIVGPCLLAMVAVAYGLPQDPLRLERFKQFNWRGLLLGFPAICMLVIGLLQGNRLDWFESGLITFLLIGGGVLLVLFMLNEWSQPVPFFKLQMLGLRNLAFALIVLAGVLMVLTSVIIIPSSFLAQVQGYRPLQTAPVMLLMALPQLIALPLVAALCNLRWVDCRWVLGMGLSMLVLCCIGSSHLTSAWIRDDFYGWYLLQIFGQPMAVLPLLMLSTGSIQPMDGPFASAWFNTVKGLAAVIATAVLDTLTTQREHFHSTMLVDHLGNSPLADGDAPGLAQRLHQQAVVLTSSDLYYVMAGVAVALILLIFWMPTRIFPPRAPI, encoded by the coding sequence ATGACATCCCTCGCTGCCCCCGCTCTCCAGGCTGCAGCCAAACCTACTGCCCTGAGCCCACCTGTGTTCGGCCCGCGCATCATCATCGGCCTGGTCGGCGTGCTGCTGGCGGTGCTGGTCTCTGGTCTCAATGAGATGGTCACCAAGGTAGCCCTCGCCGATATTCGCGGTGCGCTGTTCATCGGCTTTGACGAAGGCACCTGGCTGGTTGCGGCCTACACGGCCACCTCCGTGGCAGCCATGGCCTTTGCACCGTGGTGTTCGGTGACCTTTTCCCTGCGTCGCTTCACCCTGTGCGCTATCGGGCTGTTCACCCTGCTGGGCATCCTGTGCCCGTTTGCGCCGAACTACGAAAGCCTGTTGGTGCTGCGCACCGTGCAAGGCCTGGCCGGCGGTGCGCTGCCGCCCATGCTGATGACCGTGGCGCTGCGTTTCCTGCCGGCCAACGTCAAGCTCTACGGCCTGGCTGGTTATGCGCTCACCGCCACGTTCGGCCCGAGCCTGGGCACGCCGCTGGCGGCGTTGTGGACCGAATACGTCGGCTGGCAATGGGCGTTTTGGCAAATCGTCGGGCCGTGCCTGCTGGCGATGGTCGCGGTGGCTTACGGCTTGCCGCAAGACCCGCTGCGCCTGGAGCGCTTCAAGCAGTTTAACTGGCGCGGCCTGCTGCTGGGTTTTCCGGCGATCTGCATGCTGGTGATCGGCCTGTTGCAGGGCAATCGCCTGGACTGGTTCGAGTCGGGCCTGATCACCTTTTTGCTGATCGGCGGTGGCGTGTTGCTGGTGCTGTTCATGCTCAATGAATGGTCGCAGCCTGTGCCGTTTTTCAAGTTGCAGATGCTCGGCCTGCGCAACCTGGCGTTCGCCCTGATCGTACTGGCGGGCGTGCTGATGGTGCTGACCTCGGTGATCATCATCCCCTCGAGCTTTCTCGCCCAGGTGCAGGGTTACCGGCCACTGCAAACCGCGCCGGTAATGCTGTTGATGGCGTTGCCGCAATTGATTGCGCTGCCGCTGGTGGCGGCGCTGTGCAACCTGCGTTGGGTCGACTGCCGCTGGGTGCTGGGGATGGGTTTGAGCATGCTGGTGCTGTGCTGCATCGGCAGTTCGCACCTCACCTCGGCGTGGATACGCGACGATTTTTATGGCTGGTACCTGCTGCAGATTTTCGGCCAACCCATGGCCGTATTGCCGCTGCTGATGCTCTCTACCGGCAGCATCCAGCCGATGGACGGGCCGTTTGCCTCGGCCTGGTTCAACACCGTCAAAGGCCTCGCGGCGGTCATCGCCACGGCCGTGCTGGACACGCTGACCACCCAACGTGAGCACTTCCACTCGACCATGCTCGTGGATCACCTGGGCAACTCGCCCCTGGCCGACGGCGACGCGCCGGGCCTGGCGCAGCGCCTGCACCAGCAGGCGGTAGTGCTGACCTCTTCGGACCTCTATTACGTCATGGCCGGTGTCGCGGTGGCGTTGATCCTGCTGATTTTCTGGATGCCCACGCGGATCTTTCCGCCTCGCGCACCCATCTAG
- a CDS encoding LysR family transcriptional regulator → MQLPDMNLLVALDALLDEGSVVGAARRMNLSPAAMSRTLTRIREAVGDPILVRAGRGLVPTPKALQLQGQVRNVVEQAALLFRSADQVDLSTLRRRFSVRANDFFVGVYGGRLFDTMERMAPLCELCFVPEGDTDDDALREGRLDLRVSNTLPASPEVKVQNLFSTTFVGLARQDHPLFDEEITAARFASYSHISISRRGIARGPIDTALNAQGLERRVAMIAPGFHGAMFMLPDSDLLLPVPKEALLSANRLNLPLRAFPLPISLPTLVLAQSWHPRFDKDPAHKWLRETMRESCHATWLEAQPS, encoded by the coding sequence ATGCAACTACCGGACATGAACCTGCTGGTCGCCCTCGACGCTTTGCTCGACGAGGGCAGTGTGGTCGGCGCGGCGCGGCGGATGAACCTTAGCCCGGCGGCCATGAGCCGCACGCTCACACGAATTCGCGAGGCGGTGGGCGACCCGATCCTGGTGCGTGCCGGTCGCGGCCTGGTGCCGACGCCCAAGGCTTTGCAGCTGCAAGGCCAGGTGCGCAACGTGGTGGAACAGGCGGCGTTGTTGTTTCGTTCGGCGGACCAGGTAGACCTCAGCACCTTGCGCCGCCGCTTCAGCGTAAGGGCCAACGACTTTTTTGTCGGCGTGTACGGAGGTCGGCTGTTCGACACCATGGAGCGCATGGCACCGCTGTGCGAGCTGTGCTTTGTGCCCGAAGGGGATACCGACGACGACGCGCTGCGCGAAGGGCGCCTGGACCTGCGCGTGAGCAATACGTTGCCGGCCAGCCCGGAGGTGAAGGTACAGAATTTGTTTTCCACCACCTTCGTCGGTTTGGCGCGGCAAGATCATCCGCTGTTCGACGAAGAAATCACCGCCGCACGGTTTGCCAGTTATTCCCATATCAGCATTTCGCGACGCGGCATCGCCCGCGGGCCGATTGATACTGCGCTGAACGCCCAAGGCCTGGAGCGCCGCGTGGCCATGATCGCCCCGGGCTTTCACGGCGCGATGTTCATGCTGCCCGATTCCGATCTACTGCTGCCGGTGCCAAAGGAAGCGTTGCTGAGCGCCAACCGCCTGAACCTGCCATTGCGCGCCTTCCCGTTGCCTATCTCCTTGCCAACCTTGGTATTGGCCCAATCCTGGCACCCACGCTTCGACAAAGACCCGGCCCACAAATGGCTGCGCGAGACCATGCGCGAGAGCTGCCATGCCACCTGGCTCGAAGCCCAGCCCAGCTGA
- a CDS encoding TonB family protein yields MRFFVLVAALFLSASAFAQFTPQAVSMPKPTYPSNLIGIQGHARISLNIHNDGSVSDVKALSATKPAFGEAAVAAATLWRFKPWEVSADQPAHVVAQNDMVFTPTQSSKESVQLSFTQTTYQSCSALNEEVSQFQREHPNRPLIDMKSFAITRVAVMFPALSGKKDYYEGLSKADDFEKALPEIVRKCQANPKAAFADFLPRGTKLYL; encoded by the coding sequence ATGCGGTTTTTTGTCTTGGTGGCGGCTTTGTTTTTGTCGGCGTCGGCTTTTGCTCAGTTCACCCCGCAAGCGGTGTCGATGCCCAAGCCGACCTACCCATCCAACCTGATTGGCATCCAGGGACACGCGCGCATCAGTTTGAATATCCATAACGACGGCTCGGTCAGTGATGTCAAAGCGCTCAGTGCTACTAAGCCGGCTTTTGGCGAAGCCGCCGTAGCCGCAGCCACGCTGTGGCGCTTTAAACCCTGGGAGGTGAGCGCAGACCAACCCGCCCATGTCGTGGCGCAAAACGACATGGTCTTCACGCCTACACAGTCCAGCAAAGAAAGCGTCCAGCTGAGCTTTACTCAAACCACCTATCAATCCTGCAGCGCCTTGAACGAAGAAGTCAGCCAGTTCCAGCGTGAGCATCCCAACCGTCCTCTGATCGACATGAAGAGCTTTGCCATCACCCGAGTCGCGGTGATGTTCCCGGCATTGAGCGGCAAAAAGGACTACTACGAGGGGCTGTCCAAGGCGGACGACTTTGAGAAAGCCCTGCCGGAAATCGTGCGCAAGTGCCAGGCCAATCCCAAAGCCGCTTTCGCCGACTTCCTGCCACGCGGCACCAAGCTCTACCTGTAA
- a CDS encoding ABC transporter permease, producing the protein MRQEFEVTLEPLLSVPVERELPLRQRLWQQGWLRKGLILIVLAILWEAVARYQNNDLLLPSFLQTSQALFDGLLSGELLSKVWISLAVLIKGYLIGIVLAFALTTLAVSTQLGRDLLSTLTSMFNPLPAIALLPLALLWFGLGQNSLIFVLVHSVLWALALNTYSGFLGVSETLRMAGRNYGLKGMRFVLFILIPAALPSILAGLKIGWAFAWRTLIAAELVFGATSGKGGLGWYIFQNRNELYTDKVFAGLAVVILIGLLVENLVFDTFERLTVKRWGMQR; encoded by the coding sequence ATGCGCCAGGAATTTGAAGTCACCCTCGAACCACTGCTCAGCGTCCCTGTCGAGCGCGAACTGCCCCTGCGCCAACGCCTGTGGCAGCAAGGCTGGCTGCGCAAGGGCTTGATCCTGATCGTGCTTGCGATTCTCTGGGAGGCGGTCGCCCGCTACCAGAACAACGACCTGCTGTTGCCGAGCTTTTTGCAGACCTCGCAGGCACTGTTCGACGGCCTGCTCAGCGGTGAGCTGTTGAGCAAGGTCTGGATCTCACTGGCGGTGCTGATCAAGGGCTACCTGATCGGCATCGTGTTGGCGTTTGCCCTCACCACGCTGGCGGTCTCGACCCAACTGGGCCGCGACCTGCTCAGCACCCTGACCTCAATGTTCAACCCGCTGCCGGCGATTGCCCTGCTGCCGCTGGCGCTGCTGTGGTTTGGCCTGGGGCAGAACAGCCTGATCTTCGTGCTGGTGCATTCGGTGCTGTGGGCGTTGGCGCTGAACACCTATTCGGGGTTTCTCGGCGTGTCCGAAACCCTGCGCATGGCCGGTCGCAACTACGGCCTCAAGGGCATGCGTTTTGTGTTGTTCATCCTGATTCCGGCAGCGCTGCCGTCGATCCTCGCGGGCCTTAAAATCGGCTGGGCCTTTGCCTGGCGCACTTTGATCGCCGCTGAACTGGTGTTCGGCGCCACCAGCGGTAAAGGCGGGCTGGGTTGGTATATTTTCCAGAACCGCAACGAGCTGTACACCGATAAGGTCTTCGCCGGTTTGGCCGTGGTGATCCTCATCGGCCTGCTGGTGGAAAACCTGGTGTTTGATACCTTCGAACGGCTCACCGTAAAGCGTTGGGGCATGCAGCGTTAA
- a CDS encoding ABC transporter ATP-binding protein translates to MNAPLQGHAASTLSTAKPLLAVDNVSLEYRTPERVVRATHQVSFEIDPADRYVLLGPSGCGKSTLLKSIAGFIKPCEGEIRLLGQKVDEPGPDRIVVFQEFDQLPPWKTVKQNVMFPLLASKTLKRREAEERALHYLEKVGLSAFADAYPHTLSGGMKARVAIARALAMQPKILLMDEPFAALDALTRRKMQEELLLLWEEVRFTLLFVTHSIEEALVVGNRILLLSPHPGRVRAEIHSHQYDLHSLGGVEFQASARRIHRLLFDEAPEAERELGFADIRIAY, encoded by the coding sequence ATGAACGCGCCCCTGCAAGGCCACGCGGCCAGCACCCTGAGTACCGCCAAACCGCTATTGGCGGTGGACAACGTCAGCCTCGAATACCGCACGCCCGAGCGTGTGGTGCGGGCCACGCACCAGGTCAGTTTCGAAATCGACCCGGCCGACCGTTACGTGCTGCTTGGCCCTTCGGGGTGCGGCAAATCCACCTTGCTCAAGTCCATCGCCGGGTTTATCAAACCTTGCGAAGGCGAGATTCGCCTGTTGGGGCAAAAAGTCGACGAACCCGGGCCGGATCGCATTGTGGTGTTCCAGGAATTCGACCAACTGCCACCGTGGAAAACCGTCAAACAGAACGTGATGTTCCCGCTGTTGGCCTCCAAGACCCTCAAGCGTCGCGAAGCCGAAGAGCGCGCGCTGCACTACCTGGAAAAAGTCGGCCTCAGTGCCTTTGCCGACGCCTACCCGCACACCCTGTCCGGCGGCATGAAAGCCCGGGTGGCCATCGCCCGCGCGCTGGCCATGCAACCGAAAATCCTGCTGATGGACGAACCGTTCGCCGCCCTCGATGCCCTGACCCGGCGCAAGATGCAGGAAGAATTGCTGCTGTTGTGGGAAGAGGTGCGCTTCACCCTGTTGTTCGTCACCCATTCCATCGAAGAGGCGCTGGTGGTGGGCAACCGCATCCTGTTGTTGTCGCCGCATCCCGGGCGCGTGCGGGCAGAAATCCACAGCCATCAATACGACCTGCACAGCCTCGGCGGTGTGGAATTCCAGGCGTCGGCGCGGCGTATTCATCGCCTGCTGTTCGATGAAGCGCCCGAGGCCGAACGTGAGTTGGGTTTCGCCGATATCCGCATTGCTTACTAA
- a CDS encoding TauD/TfdA family dioxygenase codes for MSATSTVPTATPTAQSFEIRPLPGSVGAEVIGLDLSRPVNDTDFARIHRAHLDHHVVVFRDQRITPEQQIAFSRRFGVLQIHVLKQFLLANHPEILIVSNIIENGQSIGLGDAGKFWHSDLSYKELPSLGSMLHAQELPSEGGDTLFADMHKAWDQLPEHLRKAVEGRSAAHSYTARYSETKFEGNWRPTLTPEQLAQVAEVVHPIVRTHPENGRKALFVSEGFTTRIVGLPEDESRDLLAQLYAHSVLPQNIYRHQWQPHDMVFWDNRSLIHLAAGCPSHLRRKLFRTTIQGDAPF; via the coding sequence ATGTCCGCCACCTCTACTGTTCCAACAGCGACCCCAACCGCTCAATCCTTCGAGATTCGCCCATTGCCCGGCAGCGTCGGCGCCGAGGTCATCGGCCTGGACTTGTCCCGCCCGGTCAACGACACGGACTTCGCGCGCATCCACCGCGCGCACCTGGATCACCACGTCGTGGTGTTTCGCGACCAACGCATTACCCCCGAACAACAGATCGCCTTCAGCCGCCGTTTTGGTGTGCTGCAGATCCATGTGCTCAAACAGTTCCTGCTGGCCAACCACCCGGAAATCCTGATCGTCTCCAACATCATCGAGAACGGCCAATCCATCGGCCTGGGTGACGCGGGCAAGTTCTGGCACTCAGACCTCTCCTATAAAGAGCTGCCCAGCCTGGGTTCGATGCTGCACGCCCAGGAACTGCCCTCCGAAGGCGGCGACACCCTGTTCGCCGACATGCACAAAGCCTGGGACCAACTGCCCGAGCACCTGCGCAAAGCCGTGGAAGGCCGCAGCGCCGCGCACTCCTACACCGCGCGCTATAGCGAAACCAAATTCGAAGGCAATTGGCGCCCAACCCTCACGCCCGAGCAGCTGGCTCAGGTGGCGGAAGTTGTCCACCCGATTGTGCGCACCCACCCGGAAAACGGCCGTAAAGCCCTGTTCGTCAGCGAAGGTTTCACCACCCGTATCGTCGGCCTGCCGGAAGACGAAAGCCGCGATCTGCTGGCCCAGCTCTACGCCCACAGCGTGCTGCCGCAGAACATCTACCGCCACCAGTGGCAGCCCCACGACATGGTGTTCTGGGACAACCGCTCGTTGATCCACCTGGCTGCCGGTTGCCCGAGCCATCTGCGCCGCAAACTGTTTCGCACCACCATCCAGGGCGATGCGCCTTTCTGA
- a CDS encoding HlyD family type I secretion periplasmic adaptor subunit codes for MLLNSIKSAVGRYFKGTDSLQGQPLPEVNKALIEDAPRVIRLTIWAIIAFFVFLVTWAGFSSIDEVTRGDGKAIPSSKLQKIQNLEGGIVSELYVKEGQIVEAGAPLIRLDDTRFVSNAGETEALRLAMQLRVERLSAQVDDRPLNIPEDVLKAAPSQAANERSLYESRRQQLKDEVGGLQEQLVQRQQELREFSSKQGQYRSQLSLQRQEINMSEPLVAQGAVSPVEVLRLKRAEMETRGQLDATTLAIPRAESAIKEVQRKIDETRGKFRSEALTQLNEARTELNKAESTGRALEDRVSRTLVTSPVRGIVKQLLVNTVGGVIQPGSDMVEIVPLNDTLLVEAKIRPQDIAFLHPGQEAIVKFTAYDYTIYGGLKAKLERIGADTITDEDKKTTYYMITLRTDRSHLGTDEKPLLIIPGMVASVDIITGKKSILSYLLKPIIKARAEALHER; via the coding sequence GTGTTGCTTAACTCCATCAAAAGCGCGGTCGGCCGCTACTTTAAAGGCACCGACTCGCTGCAGGGCCAACCCCTGCCTGAAGTCAACAAAGCGCTGATCGAGGATGCGCCACGCGTTATCCGCCTGACCATCTGGGCCATCATCGCGTTCTTCGTCTTCCTGGTGACCTGGGCCGGTTTCTCCAGCATCGATGAAGTTACCCGTGGCGACGGCAAGGCGATTCCGTCGTCCAAGCTGCAAAAAATCCAGAACCTGGAAGGCGGTATCGTTTCCGAGCTGTATGTGAAGGAAGGCCAGATAGTCGAAGCCGGCGCGCCGTTGATTCGCCTCGACGACACCCGGTTTGTCTCCAATGCCGGCGAAACCGAAGCCTTGCGCCTGGCCATGCAACTGCGCGTCGAGCGCCTGAGTGCGCAGGTGGATGACCGCCCGCTGAACATCCCGGAGGACGTGCTCAAAGCCGCGCCCAGCCAGGCCGCCAACGAGCGCTCGCTGTATGAAAGCCGCCGTCAGCAATTAAAAGACGAAGTGGGTGGTTTGCAGGAGCAACTGGTACAGCGCCAGCAGGAACTGCGCGAATTCAGCTCCAAGCAAGGCCAGTACCGCAGCCAGTTGTCCCTGCAACGCCAGGAAATCAACATGTCCGAGCCGTTGGTGGCCCAGGGCGCGGTATCGCCGGTGGAAGTGCTGCGCCTCAAGCGCGCCGAGATGGAAACCCGTGGTCAATTGGACGCCACCACCCTGGCGATCCCGCGCGCCGAGTCGGCGATCAAGGAAGTGCAGCGCAAGATCGATGAAACCCGTGGCAAATTCCGCAGCGAAGCCCTGACCCAGCTCAACGAAGCCCGCACCGAGCTGAACAAGGCCGAGTCCACCGGCCGTGCCCTCGAAGACCGCGTCAGTCGTACCTTGGTCACCTCGCCGGTGCGCGGCATCGTCAAGCAGCTGCTGGTGAACACCGTCGGTGGCGTGATCCAGCCGGGCAGCGACATGGTCGAAATCGTGCCGCTCAATGACACCTTGCTGGTGGAAGCCAAGATCCGCCCGCAAGACATCGCCTTCCTGCATCCCGGGCAAGAAGCGATCGTCAAGTTCACCGCCTATGACTACACCATCTACGGCGGCCTCAAGGCCAAGCTTGAGCGCATCGGTGCCGACACCATCACCGATGAAGACAAGAAAACTACCTACTACATGATCACCCTGCGCACCGACCGCAGCCACCTGGGCACCGATGAGAAGCCGTTGCTGATCATCCCGGGCATGGTGGCGTCGGTGGACATCATCACCGGCAAGAAAAGCATCCTCAGCTACCTGCTCAAGCCGATCATCAAGGCGCGCGCCGAGGCGTTGCACGAGCGCTAA